One genomic window of Oikeobacillus pervagus includes the following:
- the bioA gene encoding adenosylmethionine--8-amino-7-oxononanoate transaminase, translating to MNPQQLFEKSKKYMWLPFTQMTDYERDPLIIESGDGVRLKDIYGNEYLDGNSSLWLNVHGHRKKEINDAIIKQLDTIAHSTLLGAANVPSILLAEKLIEIAPEPLSRVFYSDSGAESVEIAVKMAYQYWQNKGIKGKTKFVTLSNGYHGDTVGTMSIGSIEIYHKVYTSLLFDALVVPFPSVYHHESSDEQVVCQEGLQLLRDLFEEHHEEIAGMSVESMMQGAGGMNIMPKGYLKGVEALCREFDILLIVDEVATGFGRTGKMFAVEHEDVHPDIMTMAKGITGGYLPVAATLTTEKVYEAFYGEYEEMKTFFHGHSYTGNQLGCAAALANLEIFKNEKLVEQASQKAEYVKELLQEVKDLEHVGDIRQLGLMCGIELVKDCQTKEPFPWELRVGYQSTLKMRELGMITRPLGDVVVFMPPLAATFEELKDMVEILKQGIIWATTEYTKERV from the coding sequence ATGAACCCGCAACAATTATTTGAAAAAAGTAAAAAATATATGTGGCTCCCATTCACACAGATGACCGATTATGAACGTGATCCACTGATTATTGAAAGTGGCGACGGAGTTCGTCTTAAGGATATTTACGGAAATGAATACTTAGATGGAAATTCCTCACTATGGTTAAATGTTCATGGGCATCGCAAAAAAGAAATTAATGACGCTATTATAAAACAATTAGATACCATTGCACACTCAACGCTACTTGGGGCAGCAAATGTTCCGTCTATTTTACTGGCTGAAAAGCTGATTGAGATTGCGCCAGAGCCGTTATCTCGTGTGTTCTACTCCGATAGCGGGGCTGAATCTGTTGAAATTGCTGTGAAAATGGCCTATCAATATTGGCAAAACAAAGGAATCAAAGGGAAAACAAAGTTTGTCACATTAAGTAATGGTTATCATGGGGATACAGTGGGAACGATGAGTATTGGATCAATTGAAATTTATCATAAAGTCTATACTTCTTTATTATTCGATGCACTTGTTGTGCCATTTCCATCTGTATATCACCACGAATCTTCAGATGAACAAGTGGTTTGCCAAGAAGGCTTACAACTACTTCGCGACTTATTTGAAGAGCATCATGAAGAAATTGCCGGCATGTCCGTCGAGTCGATGATGCAAGGTGCTGGTGGGATGAATATCATGCCAAAAGGATATTTAAAAGGTGTGGAAGCTTTATGCCGCGAATTTGACATTTTACTTATTGTAGATGAAGTGGCGACAGGATTTGGTCGTACAGGAAAAATGTTTGCTGTTGAACATGAGGATGTACATCCTGACATCATGACGATGGCAAAAGGGATCACGGGTGGATACTTACCTGTTGCGGCCACTTTAACGACAGAAAAGGTGTATGAAGCATTTTATGGAGAATATGAAGAAATGAAAACTTTCTTCCATGGTCATTCTTATACAGGGAATCAACTTGGCTGTGCAGCGGCTCTTGCCAATTTAGAAATTTTCAAGAATGAAAAATTAGTTGAGCAAGCAAGCCAAAAAGCGGAATATGTGAAAGAATTACTTCAAGAGGTAAAAGATCTTGAACATGTAGGGGATATTCGCCAACTTGGATTGATGTGCGGAATTGAATTAGTGAAGGATTGCCAAACAAAAGAGCCCTTCCCTTGGGAGTTGCGAGTTGGATATCAATCTACATTAAAAATGAGAGAACTGGGAATGATTACACGTCCACTTGGAGACGTCGTTGTTTTCATGCCACCACTTGCTGCAACATTTGAAGAATTAAAAGACATGGTGGAGATATTAAAACAAGGAATCATCTGGGCAACAACCGAATACACAAAAGAACGAGTGTAA
- the bioD gene encoding dethiobiotin synthase: MSVFFLTGTDTDIGKTVVTTLLASFFKEHGLQFFPYKPIQSGAIEQDGKLIAPDPDMYRLVMGNQNEEDFNTYLLKKPSSPHLAAELEGVHFDFSLINEKINSLRDTYDGVIVEGAGGLYVPIKKDGYSMIDWIENLKVPTILVARAGLGTINHTVLSIEAMQKREIPIAGLILNHVYDEDETIEKDNVQMIQKLTNVPIIGTVPYCENIREVLIDKDKRKELHANWNMNILKEAVVNEPATII, encoded by the coding sequence ATGTCTGTTTTTTTCTTGACTGGAACGGATACAGATATTGGTAAGACCGTTGTTACGACATTGCTTGCAAGTTTTTTTAAGGAACATGGTCTACAGTTTTTTCCGTACAAACCGATTCAATCAGGGGCAATTGAACAGGATGGAAAGTTGATTGCACCCGACCCTGATATGTATCGATTAGTAATGGGCAATCAAAATGAAGAGGATTTTAATACGTATTTATTGAAAAAGCCGAGCTCACCTCATTTAGCAGCTGAATTGGAAGGTGTTCATTTTGATTTTTCATTAATTAATGAAAAAATTAATAGCTTGCGAGATACATATGATGGGGTCATTGTGGAAGGGGCAGGGGGACTTTATGTTCCAATTAAAAAAGATGGTTACAGTATGATTGATTGGATCGAAAATCTAAAGGTTCCGACGATTTTGGTTGCACGAGCGGGTCTTGGAACAATTAATCATACTGTACTCTCGATTGAAGCAATGCAAAAAAGGGAGATTCCGATAGCGGGGCTCATTTTGAATCATGTCTATGATGAAGATGAAACAATTGAAAAAGATAATGTACAGATGATTCAAAAGCTCACAAATGTTCCAATCATTGGGACTGTCCCTTATTGCGAAAATATTCGAGAAGTACTTATCGATAAAGACAAAAGAAAAGAGTTACATGCTAATTGGAATATGAATATTTTAAAGGAGGCTGTTGTAAATGAACCCGCAACAATTATTTGA
- a CDS encoding biotin transporter BioY, producing MKAREIVICALFAALMGVGANVSPFLTIGGVPITLQLMFAILAGGILGSRLGAISMTAYMFIGLAGAPVFAQFKGGPASLLSPTFGFVISFILIAYDVGKFFEQKKRSLFTYIGAGSLAIIINYFIGTNYMYIAFKYWAEAPDSFSYIIAWSWMAAYFPLDTVVTICSLVFIPKLQKALNRQPLQNQHTSF from the coding sequence ATGAAAGCAAGGGAAATCGTTATTTGTGCATTGTTTGCAGCATTAATGGGGGTAGGAGCGAATGTATCTCCCTTTTTAACAATTGGGGGTGTACCCATTACATTACAATTAATGTTTGCCATTTTGGCGGGAGGAATTCTTGGAAGTCGACTTGGGGCAATTTCAATGACAGCCTATATGTTTATCGGATTAGCGGGGGCACCAGTGTTTGCCCAATTTAAAGGAGGACCCGCTAGTTTATTAAGCCCAACATTCGGCTTCGTGATCTCTTTTATCCTCATTGCTTATGACGTTGGGAAATTTTTTGAACAAAAGAAGCGCTCCCTTTTTACCTATATTGGAGCAGGCAGTTTGGCAATCATCATCAATTATTTTATTGGAACCAATTATATGTATATCGCATTTAAATATTGGGCGGAGGCTCCAGACAGCTTCAGCTATATTATCGCGTGGTCGTGGATGGCCGCTTATTTCCCACTAGACACCGTTGTCACGATCTGTTCTTTAGTCTTCATTCCAAAATTACAAAAGGCGTTAAACCGGCAACCATTACAAAACCAGCATACATCTTTTTAA
- a CDS encoding polysaccharide biosynthesis protein: protein MKSFIKGTLLLCVAAFFGECLEFLTNMILANELGEHGMGKYMSILPSVFLVVILASFELPISISKFIAEKETTFHRSMLHHAMRLAIFITCALLLITTFIFSFFPVFHDFHPMTRWLVLILIPVVSFSSVARGYFMGIQQMKRIAVANFLRKLFQLALLVLVYRLFDFNQEMAILVALGTVIASEIIVFLYLMYSYYLQTKILKRVPKKWLTGKEARKSLLSVSLPTTGMRIFNAVTNAIQPFFITYVLGLSGLTKVVATEQYGMVAGVAFSIGFFPAFIAHSLLVMLIPTVSEGYAKKDMEKLRRLLKQVIGITISYGVPAMVIVYFWADFFTQWFVPSLEAAYFLQLLLPYFLFHYISIPLQAILIGIGLVKDTFYHTVIATIVEFGFIYILGSHGSLQMKGVILGMNFGAVLLALLHYFTICKKLGVSLLLNKFNERVLY, encoded by the coding sequence ATGAAATCATTTATAAAAGGAACTTTGCTGCTCTGTGTAGCAGCATTTTTCGGAGAATGTTTAGAGTTTTTAACGAACATGATCTTGGCCAATGAACTTGGGGAACATGGGATGGGAAAATATATGTCGATTTTACCGTCCGTGTTTTTAGTCGTCATCTTAGCTAGTTTCGAATTGCCCATTTCCATTTCAAAATTTATTGCTGAGAAGGAAACGACCTTTCATAGGAGTATGTTACATCATGCTATGAGACTAGCCATTTTCATTACTTGCGCTTTATTATTAATCACTACGTTTATTTTTTCCTTTTTTCCCGTGTTTCATGATTTTCATCCAATGACCCGTTGGCTTGTTCTGATTTTAATTCCAGTTGTATCCTTTTCATCTGTTGCCCGGGGATATTTTATGGGCATTCAACAAATGAAGCGAATTGCGGTAGCCAACTTTTTACGGAAACTTTTTCAATTGGCATTATTGGTCCTTGTCTATCGATTATTTGATTTTAATCAGGAGATGGCCATTCTTGTTGCATTAGGAACGGTTATCGCGAGTGAGATTATCGTCTTCCTCTATCTAATGTATTCGTATTACCTGCAAACAAAGATATTGAAACGAGTCCCGAAAAAATGGTTAACGGGGAAAGAGGCACGTAAAAGTTTACTGTCTGTATCATTGCCGACGACAGGAATGCGTATTTTTAACGCAGTGACCAATGCGATTCAACCTTTTTTTATTACTTATGTACTTGGGTTATCCGGTTTAACAAAGGTTGTAGCAACGGAACAGTATGGAATGGTAGCGGGAGTTGCTTTTTCCATCGGATTTTTTCCTGCATTTATTGCCCATTCCTTATTAGTGATGTTGATTCCGACTGTCTCAGAGGGGTATGCCAAAAAGGATATGGAAAAACTGCGAAGGTTATTGAAACAAGTAATCGGAATTACAATTTCCTACGGTGTACCAGCGATGGTTATTGTATATTTCTGGGCGGATTTTTTTACACAATGGTTTGTTCCTTCGTTGGAGGCTGCTTATTTTTTACAATTATTACTTCCTTATTTTCTTTTTCATTATATCTCTATTCCGTTACAAGCCATTCTTATTGGGATTGGCCTTGTGAAGGATACCTTTTACCATACGGTTATTGCAACGATAGTGGAGTTCGGTTTTATTTATATTCTTGGTTCACATGGGAGCTTACAAATGAAAGGGGTCATTCTAGGAATGAACTTCGGAGCTGTTCTTTTGGCCCTGCTTCATTACTTCACAATATGTAAAAAATTAGGAGTTTCCTTGTTGCTAAATAAATTTAATGAAAGAGTGCTGTATTAA